tttaatcatacatttttactgtgcgggcttgtaaaacttctgtatgaatattattatgaatattaattctacaacagaaaccactcagcaattaaaccatcacgatgtattaaatgtttccaaagatactgataattgataacgagcaaattatacatcctgaagtgtactccttgatagaaactttgaaaggcacgcagaaaacataaagttaagcaacataaaaaatgtggcagagcatgcaatgagtcacattttcttccttgtcctctttgactcccagtatacgtgagactcaagctgacatcactgttgaaatcttacccagtgccttcatgagcgcgtgcagcgcggagcagaaaagagcagctgtgcgctcgtagctgagatccagatcctgaaccatgtccccgaccagcaggctgcagtcagagtgagtcaacagaactgtcaacacccgtggagcctggccaacaagacaggattataatgaaatacagtacaagctcagggcagcacaggcttaagcagatcaaggaggaaatcgggtaaaccctccagcagttatttctgtgtccattttgggttaaaaacaaaaaacacgtcataactacctgtggatgctggctgagtctctgaaggttgagtgatatgtcattaagcaggtagtcagagttctcattgatcagttccttgagggaagcgtatccacagaccttattgatgttccatatggagctcagcgccgcctggctgaccagcagcgtctcctcaccagctttctccagcacaggatacagccaggtcgtcaacaagggacggaaatcgcggcccagcgcctcagcacagcaggcgaaggcctccagttggatgcacagctgacagatgttgctgttgagctggtggatcgtggatgcagatgttgatgatgaaggaATCACTTGGAGAGAGCCGGCATCACTGCTGCATATGGAGAGGAGTCTGGATGGACTGAGCAGCtacgcaaagagacaaaacacatgttaatgcactgctttttagccacttttacacatgcactgcagctctgAAGTTTTCAAGATATTATCCATGCACGTGAGAACGCAAATGTCTGACACAGTTACATCAGACATTAAACAGCCTTTAgccttcctgctcctgaaagCCTGTATTATATCTGACTGTGCTCATGTGGGGACAGCACAGATCAGCCTTTCTCAAAGTCAAGAGTGGGGCCAATTTAGGAtcttcactcaaatttaaaatacaagggaaACTGATGTATTccttacataaacaaaaacaacacatgctgttataaaatgctcatcctacgcagtcatatgcaaagtgttaaaatcagtgtgtgatccacctgccactaagagatattatttctcttggtagatggaaaaaatataatcaaactcaCTGTCAGTAGCTACAACAGCACATTTGTTATAATATGATGAATCAAGCATTTAGATATTAAATAGTATTGAGGGAGACAGGATCAAATACAGTGAGGCATCTCGGGTGGGCAGAGCCCTGATTCAGTAGGGTGAATAAGGGATCTCGTCTCCTCCGTACTTAATGAGTGTGGTGTACCTGTCAGTCATGTCTGGCACATAAGACACCAGGTAGGTCCCATCATGGTTGTCACAGATATTTGCTTCTTGGGCTTCCCGTCTGGGTCCTtcaggagaaaacaaaaactgttaccTAAATATCAACACTTTGGTTACATTATTGTGTGGTCCACGTTCATGCGCTCACAGTGATCTGCACTGCCAGCAGTCCCTCACCTGCATCTTTGCCATCAATGTTGAACTTCACTGGCAGAGAGCTGGGCACTCCAGTGGTTTTAAGGCCGGATCCACTTGCacgcaccttgctggcatcatgggtgggcagcaccttcaccttgtaagggtggacaaaagggaagagaagaacaacacgctcacaaatgaaaggagcctcatttacagaacccagtaaccacacaaagacttttccatttttaaagctggccagagtgcaacactgtaacatgtaacacctagaaggttcagatggttgcagtactttgctcatttggatcaaaagtttgggggaaaatctttcattaatcaagtgattgtaatgctcttgcttccgttgtgtagttaaccatctatcattttagatgtttcattagcagcctgatgaaattagctgtgtcgttagcccacttcagccatccaaacagatgaccatctaaggtgaattatgcagatcaccagcacagtacacagattaccacttcttattccagccagacttgttgttacttcattctaatcatgcagtaacaacaaagatttattcctactggctttttaaaatgtgcttcttctattctagaaaaacaaaaacatgttatcacaggcttttgttttttcaatgacatttgtgttggctgtgtcagttgcaggcaaacatttatcataatggttagatattaggaaatagcttaaaatcagtgcatatttaacttgttacactgccttaatgttgcctgcatgggatctcctcatcagcatatgactgtaccctggatgatgatatgtgaggagcttgaacttgattcgctaacagaaactaatttagctagcttagcacacatgtcttgtggcaagatatatgcacctaaatgctttaagtcattggctgttctgccaaattcccaccaacctgcaactttgtgagctgactgtttcgggatttttctgttttagacaacaaaaagaaaagaaaaagatctacagattcaggcatttccttacctgtggtagtcgcgtagaatgacgtcactgacaatggtctaagttgaaaacaaactttctcaaacaaaaaaaaatcaaaacaaaaacaaaaaagaagaagtgagtcggcgtgtcatctttaccgagcaccatacatgtttgcctcacattaaaattattattttccttttcaaaaataatttgtcttcagagaagtcaaatatatcaaatttgcaCGAATTCCACGGCCCCGGCAGGTGCGCAGAGCACTTGCCGCCGCCCCTGGCAGCTTGAAGCACAGACAGGCGATGGTTCGATTCTCACTCAATCACTCATGCCGACTCCTGTCTGGAGCTTCGGCCTGCTAGGGGGATTCCTGGTCTGCGCAGGGAATCCcgacctttttttcttttctgtttttctttttttcggggtgttggggcctttatttataaagctgggactatctcccttgtcatggctaccaacaaCAACGCCAGCTTGGGGGAGAGCAGAGACCCGATAAGCACAGACTCATTCATCCTTTATCCACtttcttttcactgctgctgctgctgtgggaaaCGCTGGGACTTGTGTGGctatgcagtttttgccttgttgggaccagtcttgaattttacacatttgataagtgaagactggatgtttAGTGAccagagctgggataatctggacagaatctgcagcctgcatctccaaatcagaaatggctttagatctgacgctagcagacaggcatgcatgtctcagggtgattacacactaacacattgtgattaatcacacacatttgtatacattttattcacaagatttaaaaaaacaaacaaaaaaaaaaccactatacaaaatgtgttttcgtgacaggctgctagtaacaaagtgcttaaagatttaaaattggttctttgccaagttttctgttatgtgcacacacattccttgacttaggcgctttttaattctccaataatggtcagtgccaagtgtttacacaaacaaaaaacaaacaaacaaaaaacattactcagaaaatggtcaggtacaagaactggactaaaaaggagtggaaaaaccagataatgtccaaagaaatacttcagcgtgtggctcacgacttttgcacagtactgtaaatgttattaataatgaaagatgtcaaaatgtagctttctcatttttaaaaaattcccatacacattattctttctTCTAGTGgaggtgcctcctccttctgaccttagggtaactaatttctcagacagtgacatcacggtgcgctgggaagctgcagctgatgatgatgtttcttacctcactaagtggaggcgacctgagacaggtggggaagaactattggattgttggagtacatattatgaagtaaaaaatacaatgtctcaataaactgttgtcctgtgtcttaaggagcatcagatatcactgtctgcactctatggagatggagctcagagtgaagctgtggccatacgctacagcacctgtgagtcacacattttctgatcctgaacgtttctcaaactcaggagggagagcctgaaaccatttaccgaagtcacattagcagcagtgttCAGCCTAAAAAATACACAAGTTACAAGTCGTGCATTTGAGTCATGCACCCATATTATTTCTTAATTTATTCAATTATTTCGAGACACTGTTAGTTGTTAGAAGCCAGTGTTTAATGATAGGACATATATGACAGTAATGAGACAACCTAAGATATCCAAGAttaccacaaaaacacagatagaATCGCAGAAAGCTTGTTTCTCTCCCGTTAGGCTATAGGCCCAATTACCTTTGAGTTTTCTGTGGTCAGTAGCCCTTCATGTCATATtctgtctctatgtacaatatagcattactaatacaataacctgtacgtcaatgaacttcattgtgtaattgatggccgttctcaaagtactagtcacttaaaggttaaatttcacatctaaattctcatctttgagtaactagaactccgagctatgaaataaatgtagtgaggttaaagtatcaaatcaaagtatcaaattctctgttatactttacatttattttctaaaaaaacactttgctctgctgccaaaataatttcctcctataaaggagcaaagtgagtgttaagtgtcgttagctgtggtactttatctcttctatgatgttgctgcaggctctggtggaggcccaaccagcctcacggtttctgatgagactgccgtcagcatggtgatcagttgggtacctcccaatgctcatgtcctccagtatcacgtgtcctacacagcattgactggagctgatagccaggatcacactgcgagtgggtcgtagtcatcacatcttcacctcttctgggcttcagccggctgtcatgtgtcagaattccagaaattccacaagtcccaaaactttaaatgagttctgactgtgttgggatgatagtgttgtttgttgtctgcaggtgctggtccctggtggagagaagcaggtgatgctggagtcactgcagccagatgcacgttacagcatcttggtcaccgctgagtaccacaacagagaaggaggcagcggttcagctcagggcaaaactggtgagtcaaacaagggaaagatgccaagacagctcaagtgcaacttccagttaagaccgacaggcttacatgcaaaaagtgcaaatgtcccattactttacccttacaggaggatacggatacttgaaggtttccacatatagaaacatcaaggtttgtgggcagtattgtttctacagcactacacgtacagtcattttggtccagagacacagattcctttctctcagaccactccagtatctgtgtgtcatggagaccagtatctgccgttgatggatatcctattgtaatccaggatgtaaaaggtattcagtaatcacgtctacagtgatgtgaaaaggtgtttgcccccttcctggtttcctagtgttttgcatatttatcacacttacatgtttcagatcatcaaacacattttaatattagacacagataagacaagttaatacaaaatacagtttttaaatgatgatttcatagattagggagaaagattatccaaacctccctggtcctgtgtaaaaaaatgcccctcttgttaaatcacgagttaactgtgattaaccaattttggacacctcagttcagtgttactaaacacactcaggcctgattaatttcagacttgtgaatcagttaaatagaacctgtctgacaaagtgaaacaggctaaaagacctaaaaaagcaacacatcgtgtcaccagccatcctcctggtcctcagcgttaatgcccacttaactgagcccttcagtggaaaggctcaagcagatgaagcctaatataacaagatgaggctgacaaatattctatttgaatgtttaaaaagaaaaatatcacagtatctatgctttcactgagcacatacctgcatcaatgatgaactctcaaggctgaaaagtcctgTCCTCGGTCAGCCACGGTCCGCTCACACGcacacggctcacatcaccaatccctgactgcttgatcataacagcaattgggctgctgggaacatgacggccgttcttcttgatgttaacaaggtgctcaccaatctccttgggagcaaaggagattcctaagacagacagacaaaacagatgTTAACAACACTTATTCTTGTGTATGCATGCAGCCCGTTTCAATTGCTCCTGCTTCTTTCCCCGTGCTTTAACTTTTATTACTTTCCCCCTCTGTCTTTtacttagggattaataaagtatttggATTCTGATGAGTCTCATTGTTTAGCAAACTTCTCAATTATCAGACGGACACTCACCGATGTGAGCGTTACGCAGCATCTTCAGCAGGCAGGGCTCCTCTGGGCCTGAGGGTGTTGTAAGAGAGGCTGTCAGCTGGCTGAGGTCACgctctcctatgtccagtggaatatctgcagcCGAGCCCACCttcagtgaagtatgttggctggaaggcttggaggcccgtctttgccactccagggtcagagaccttcaccttgtttggatgacagcctgctccgatagtCATCTGTGGGCACACAGGGCAGCATTACACTTttgctatgaacagtaactctggagctctgtggagtgtgcagatgatctcattactgtctaaaaatggacaacaaaaccgaaggagtgctgaatcattgacaaatacagagtaacaggtgttagccagcatggctaactaggtagcaacaagcctctaacacagcgtgtatgctagcggctaatctagcgaagaaatgaacagagtgcttttaggtgttgtagaaggataagatgataagctgtgtgtgtttttcagaatgacctgcttgtatttaccttcattgatgagtgggactaggtaggtgtgctgaaaagaggccaaaaagctgaggctgaagagcgtggtgtaaagctagtggcgccgccagcaggtttccaagCAGGGATTCctggtagcaggaaggctttggcttggtaagccgtccaacattggcagtcccattttgtgaaaggcaaTGGAAAACTAGCtaggtttccatgtgtaatttgtgtgcaACAATATTGCACAAGAAACTTAATAGCTCATTTAGAGAACCCCCGCCCCACCCCGCCCCGCCCCAAAAAAACCAAGTGttgaagaacagaagataaatgtccttttttttcacattcttcCTGGCCGGTCGcttggcgtaagacgtgtgacggagcgctccggtgcagagcgtcccgagttcgactccctcacggactcgctgccacggccctGCCTTGGGGACGGGGAGACGCCCAGTCGCGTCTCCCTTTTTCCTGCTCTCCacaactcctccgcctgctatacatctctcttattaccttttagTCGCATTGGTTGATGTGttaaatgtgctataaaaactcaatttgactttgacatttctcatttgaagagtctgtttgtttattttgatcGTTTCTGTACAGCTGATCAGAGTTGGTTTCACCCGAGGTCCTTAACTAAAACAA
This Oreochromis niloticus isolate F11D_XX unplaced genomic scaffold, O_niloticus_UMD_NMBU tig00008484_pilon, whole genome shotgun sequence DNA region includes the following protein-coding sequences:
- the LOC109198388 gene encoding filamin-C-like isoform X1 yields the protein MPESVDLFLFFLLSKTEKSRNSQLTKLQVKVLPTHDASKVRASGSGLKTTGVPSSLPVKFNIDGKDAGPRREAQEANICDNHDGTYLVSYVPDMTDSCSVHPDSSPYAAVMPALSK
- the LOC109198388 gene encoding filamin-C-like isoform X2 encodes the protein MQVKVLPTHDASKVRASGSGLKTTGVPSSLPVKFNIDGKDAGPRREAQEANICDNHDGTYLVSYVPDMTDSCSVHPDSSPYAAVMPALSK